The following are encoded in a window of Limibacter armeniacum genomic DNA:
- a CDS encoding DMT family transporter, translated as MDKNIKAHLALLGAAVIYGANYNIAKGVMPEYILPFGFIVIRVIGGALLFWLLHSLTVKEKVVRWQDYLHLAACAGFGVATNQMLFFKGLSMTSPINASVIMTSTPIIVLLVSSVLIRERITIKKFIGIGLGLIGALWLIGGEGLTFNSETVIGDLTVFANAAAYSIYLVIVKPLMARYHPYTITKWIFLFGTVYVLPFGLGEFQQIEWSTMPTLIIMGVLYVVIGTTFLAYLLNAVALKHVQPSIVSFYIYFQPLIATLIAIIIGSEVLSLQKVLSAILVFIGVFLVSKK; from the coding sequence ATGGATAAGAATATAAAAGCACATTTAGCATTATTGGGAGCTGCTGTTATTTATGGCGCTAATTACAATATAGCAAAAGGTGTTATGCCCGAATATATCTTGCCGTTCGGCTTCATTGTAATAAGAGTAATTGGAGGTGCACTTCTATTTTGGCTTTTACATAGTCTTACGGTTAAGGAGAAAGTGGTACGGTGGCAAGATTATCTTCATTTGGCAGCCTGTGCTGGGTTTGGGGTAGCAACCAATCAGATGCTATTTTTCAAAGGACTTTCAATGACAAGTCCAATCAATGCCTCAGTGATAATGACTAGTACACCAATCATTGTCTTGTTGGTATCTTCAGTCTTGATTAGGGAACGGATTACAATTAAAAAATTTATAGGGATTGGTTTAGGGCTGATAGGTGCATTATGGTTGATAGGTGGTGAAGGTTTGACCTTTAATTCCGAAACCGTAATTGGAGACCTGACTGTATTTGCCAATGCAGCTGCATACAGTATTTACTTAGTAATTGTAAAACCTTTGATGGCTCGCTACCATCCTTATACAATTACCAAGTGGATATTTCTTTTTGGGACTGTATATGTGTTGCCTTTTGGATTGGGAGAGTTCCAACAAATAGAATGGAGTACAATGCCTACTCTTATTATAATGGGAGTATTGTATGTAGTGATAGGTACAACCTTTTTGGCATATTTACTAAATGCAGTAGCCTTAAAGCATGTACAGCCTAGTATTGTTAGTTTTTATATCTATTTCCAACCACTGATAGCTACATTGATCGCAATCATAATTGGGAGTGAAGTACTTTCATTACAAAAAGTGCTATCAGCAATATTAGTATTTATAGGAGTATTTTTGGTGAGTAAAAAGTAG
- a CDS encoding cytochrome b5 domain-containing protein, translating into MDKEYTKQQLALRNGEDREEIWCAFKGLIYDVSKSRLWRNGKHYEHWAGQDLTDELAGAPHTEHVFEKFDVVGKLKN; encoded by the coding sequence ATGGATAAAGAATATACAAAACAGCAGTTGGCGCTTAGGAATGGTGAAGACAGAGAGGAAATTTGGTGTGCATTTAAAGGTTTGATTTATGATGTAAGTAAGTCACGGTTATGGAGAAATGGAAAGCATTATGAACATTGGGCAGGACAGGATTTGACTGACGAGTTAGCAGGTGCACCTCATACTGAACATGTCTTTGAGAAATTTGATGTCGTTGGTAAGCTAAAGAACTAA
- the lipA gene encoding lipoyl synthase, with protein MIELPVISSDKPERKKKPNWLRVKLPVGKEYAKVRKLVDEHKLHTICESGNCPNMGECWGEGTATFMILGNVCTRGCSFCAVATGRPNEYDTEEPQRVAEAIKLMQVKHAVITSVNRDELKDRGAEIWYQTVVEVKKASPITTIETLIPDVRNNWDALYRMIEGGQEVVSHNMETVEQLYRKVRPQAKYARSLEQIKRTKEAGMRTKTGAMLGLGETDEQVFKLMDDLAENGCDILTLGQYLQPTKMHLEVEEFVHPDKFDFFREEGLKRGLKYVESGPLVRSSYHAERHVNVPI; from the coding sequence ATGATAGAGTTACCTGTAATCTCGTCTGATAAGCCAGAAAGAAAGAAAAAGCCTAACTGGTTGAGGGTAAAACTTCCGGTAGGTAAAGAATATGCAAAAGTTAGAAAGCTTGTTGACGAGCACAAACTGCATACAATCTGTGAAAGTGGTAACTGCCCTAACATGGGGGAATGCTGGGGTGAAGGTACTGCTACATTTATGATATTGGGCAATGTTTGTACACGTGGCTGTTCTTTTTGTGCAGTAGCGACAGGACGCCCGAATGAATATGATACTGAAGAGCCACAGCGTGTTGCCGAAGCGATCAAATTGATGCAGGTAAAGCATGCAGTAATCACTTCTGTAAACAGAGATGAGCTGAAAGATCGTGGTGCTGAAATCTGGTACCAGACTGTAGTGGAAGTGAAAAAGGCTAGTCCGATCACCACAATTGAAACACTGATTCCAGATGTAAGGAATAACTGGGATGCACTTTACAGAATGATTGAAGGAGGACAAGAAGTTGTTTCTCATAACATGGAGACTGTAGAGCAGCTTTACCGCAAGGTTAGACCTCAAGCAAAGTATGCTAGAAGCCTTGAGCAAATCAAGAGAACAAAAGAGGCTGGTATGAGAACCAAGACAGGAGCAATGCTTGGCTTGGGAGAAACAGATGAGCAAGTATTCAAATTGATGGATGATCTGGCAGAAAATGGCTGTGATATCCTGACTCTTGGACAATACCTGCAACCAACCAAGATGCACCTTGAAGTAGAAGAGTTTGTTCATCCTGACAAATTTGACTTCTTCAGAGAGGAAGGCTTGAAAAGAGGACTTAAGTATGTTGAGTCGGGTCCATTGGTAAGGTCGTCTTATCACGCGGAAAGACATGTAAATGTTCCTATCTGA
- the rnhA gene encoding ribonuclease HI, protein MIIAYTDGASTGNPGPGGYGVVLISPAHNNYRKEISEGFRLTTNNRMELLAVIVALETLTYPGQDITIYSDSSYVVNTVEKKWLWGWLKKGFQGKKNEDLWRRFLNIYPKHNVTLKWVKGHAGIPENERCDELATQAARNPDLLIDSGYEQSKL, encoded by the coding sequence ATGATTATTGCATATACAGATGGAGCATCAACTGGAAATCCTGGACCTGGAGGTTATGGTGTAGTGCTCATCTCTCCTGCTCATAATAATTATCGCAAGGAAATTTCTGAAGGGTTTAGGTTAACCACTAATAACAGGATGGAACTGTTAGCAGTAATTGTTGCATTGGAAACCTTAACTTATCCTGGACAAGACATAACAATCTATTCAGATTCTTCATATGTAGTAAATACTGTAGAAAAAAAGTGGTTGTGGGGATGGCTAAAGAAGGGGTTTCAAGGTAAGAAGAATGAGGATCTTTGGCGCCGCTTCCTTAATATCTACCCCAAACATAACGTTACGCTCAAGTGGGTAAAAGGACATGCTGGTATTCCTGAAAACGAAAGATGTGATGAACTAGCCACTCAAGCAGCCAGAAACCCTGATTTGCTTATTGATTCAGGTTACGAACAAAGCAAGCTTTAA
- a CDS encoding dihydrofolate reductase, translating to MEISIIVAKSVHKNVIGKENKLVWHLPADLAHFKKRTSGHHIIMGRKTHESIKRKLPDRENIIITRNNEYEPAQGCVKAQSLEDAIQIAESNGEKEAFIIGGAQIYEQAIDLADTLYVTDVMAEFKGDTFFPQIDEKVWEEVSRFDFSKDDKNPYDYSFITYQRIK from the coding sequence ATGGAAATCTCAATTATTGTAGCCAAGTCCGTTCATAAAAATGTCATAGGCAAGGAAAATAAGCTTGTTTGGCACCTTCCTGCTGACTTGGCACATTTTAAAAAGCGTACCTCTGGACATCATATTATTATGGGTCGTAAGACACATGAGTCCATCAAGAGAAAATTGCCCGATAGAGAGAATATTATTATTACAAGAAATAATGAATATGAGCCTGCTCAGGGTTGCGTGAAAGCGCAGTCATTAGAAGATGCTATCCAAATAGCAGAAAGTAATGGCGAAAAAGAAGCTTTTATCATAGGTGGCGCTCAAATATATGAACAAGCCATTGATCTGGCTGATACGCTTTACGTAACTGATGTTATGGCTGAGTTTAAGGGAGATACTTTCTTTCCACAAATAGATGAAAAAGTTTGGGAAGAAGTTTCAAGGTTTGACTTCAGTAAAGATGATAAAAATCCGTACGATTACTCTTTTATCACTTACCAAAGGATAAAATAG
- a CDS encoding sigma-70 family RNA polymerase sigma factor, which translates to MRQLKISKQITNRESQSLDKYLQEIGKVDLLTPDEEVELAKRIREGDQLALEKLTKANLRFVVSVAKQYQNQGLSLGDLINEGNLGLIKAAQRFDETRGFKFISYAVWWIRQSILQALAEQSRIVRLPLNRVGSLNKISKTFSELEQKYEREPSPDELAEVLDVTTNEVVDTMKISGRHVSMDAPFVQGEENNLYDVLENDTEEKPDAELMNDSLRREVQRALSTLTKREADVITLYFGLNGEHSMTLEEIGEKFNLTRERVRQIKEKAIRRLRHTSRSKALKPYLG; encoded by the coding sequence GTCGCAATCACTGGATAAGTATCTCCAGGAGATTGGTAAAGTCGACCTGTTAACTCCTGATGAAGAAGTAGAGTTGGCAAAGCGTATCAGGGAGGGAGATCAGCTAGCTTTGGAAAAGCTAACGAAAGCTAACCTCCGCTTCGTCGTTTCTGTAGCAAAACAGTACCAGAACCAAGGGCTCTCTTTGGGTGACTTAATCAATGAAGGAAACCTAGGATTGATTAAGGCGGCACAACGTTTTGACGAAACCCGTGGTTTCAAATTTATTTCTTATGCAGTTTGGTGGATTAGACAGTCTATCTTGCAAGCATTGGCTGAACAGTCAAGAATTGTTAGGCTTCCACTGAACAGAGTTGGTTCTTTGAACAAAATTTCAAAAACTTTCTCTGAATTAGAGCAGAAATACGAACGTGAGCCATCTCCAGATGAATTGGCTGAAGTATTGGATGTGACAACTAATGAAGTTGTTGATACCATGAAAATTTCAGGTCGTCATGTTTCCATGGATGCACCATTCGTACAAGGTGAAGAAAATAACCTGTATGATGTGTTGGAAAATGACACTGAAGAGAAGCCAGACGCAGAGTTAATGAATGACTCACTCCGAAGAGAAGTACAACGTGCACTTTCAACTTTGACAAAAAGAGAGGCAGATGTAATTACACTTTACTTTGGATTGAATGGAGAGCATTCAATGACTTTAGAAGAAATTGGAGAGAAATTTAACCTGACACGAGAGCGTGTTCGACAAATTAAGGAAAAAGCAATTCGCCGATTGAGACATACTTCAAGAAGTAAGGCGCTGAAACCTTATTTGGGCTAG